A genome region from Dolichospermum compactum NIES-806 includes the following:
- a CDS encoding helix-turn-helix transcriptional regulator has product MAKTLHAIFQAIANVQNEQELKLALMDTIGDHFAVQHWGIDLLDDQLDTQIEVPEIPAVCLEANPIGRYVVERHAPTHEQLILSPEDWKNYCTRHEHVMTGPIVCNGQLVGTLNFARDPGSQPFDSNDLADLSAVCLHLSAKMATLQAQPKTFASAGNCPLTARELEIAKLVAQGLTNGEIAVKLWITQNSVKQALKRMFRKLDVSTRAEMVAKLQDRLVSS; this is encoded by the coding sequence ATGGCTAAAACTCTCCACGCCATTTTCCAAGCGATCGCTAATGTCCAAAATGAGCAAGAATTAAAACTAGCTCTGATGGATACCATTGGCGACCATTTTGCAGTACAACATTGGGGTATTGATCTCCTAGATGACCAATTAGATACTCAAATTGAAGTTCCTGAAATTCCCGCTGTCTGCTTAGAAGCTAACCCCATTGGGCGTTATGTTGTCGAACGTCACGCCCCCACCCATGAGCAATTAATTTTGTCCCCAGAAGACTGGAAAAACTATTGCACTCGTCATGAACACGTGATGACTGGTCCCATAGTTTGTAATGGTCAATTAGTAGGGACTTTAAACTTTGCTCGTGACCCCGGAAGTCAGCCTTTTGATAGTAATGATTTAGCTGATTTAAGTGCAGTTTGTTTACATTTGTCGGCGAAAATGGCGACACTTCAAGCACAACCAAAAACCTTTGCATCTGCTGGTAATTGTCCCTTGACAGCGCGGGAATTAGAAATTGCCAAATTAGTAGCCCAAGGTTTAACTAATGGGGAAATTGCCGTTAAATTATGGATTACTCAAAATTCTGTCAAGCAAGCTTTAAAAAGGATGTTCCGTAAATTAGACGTTTCTACTCGTGCGGAAATGGTAGCCAAACTACAAGATAGATTAGTTTCCTCATAG
- a CDS encoding DUF3386 domain-containing protein, with amino-acid sequence MTVTQISAQELFQAAYQNRYTWDENFPGYTADITYKYDDQVIKGQVRIDANMKAEVLNVEDEAAKKAIHGQAWEIAVHRVRRSFEQTHGANTFRYGSTDANGAVELFVGGKSEGDKYKVRNNEVCHVHRLIHGTFVTINTFSSHDTGEGYLSHTYNSVYHDPETGAQKGGKSDFTDEYEKVGNYYILNRREIRTEIAERISIQDFIFSNIELLG; translated from the coding sequence ATGACAGTTACCCAAATCTCAGCCCAAGAACTTTTTCAGGCTGCCTATCAAAACCGTTATACTTGGGATGAAAATTTCCCTGGCTATACCGCAGATATTACTTATAAGTATGATGACCAAGTGATCAAAGGTCAAGTGCGGATTGATGCCAATATGAAGGCAGAAGTTCTGAATGTGGAAGACGAAGCTGCTAAAAAAGCCATTCACGGACAAGCTTGGGAAATCGCCGTTCACCGTGTCCGTCGCTCTTTTGAACAAACTCACGGCGCAAACACCTTTAGATATGGTAGCACTGACGCAAACGGTGCAGTAGAACTTTTTGTTGGTGGAAAGTCGGAAGGAGATAAGTACAAAGTGCGTAACAATGAAGTTTGCCATGTTCACCGTTTAATTCACGGTACTTTTGTGACTATTAACACTTTTAGCAGTCACGATACTGGAGAAGGATATCTTTCTCACACATACAATTCTGTTTATCATGACCCCGAAACCGGCGCTCAAAAGGGCGGTAAAAGCGATTTTACTGATGAATATGAAAAGGTAGGAAATTATTACATTCTCAACCGTCGAGAAATCCGCACGGAAATCGCAGAACGTATTTCTATTCAAGATTTCATCTTTTCTAACATTGAGTTGTTAGGTTAG
- a CDS encoding AAA family ATPase, which produces MKLHSLEIKNFRAINDISLDFTDLLSRPRPINLIVGPNGSGKTLILDAIHVVVKVFENPKHPELREGLEYNIQQLVRGTTNITQIAFEYSLERDEAEAINDVYSSLELDQNFDLSNPVPPLESPAKVIWYYPNRKLNTKNLCDYDISPGNSIKVLGARGRASQAISKNRQTSQIFDRIGGVCYLDQRRTVRLFKSFNKQNQEDQNAHSDVLLWLNQYYRKDLTWNEEKYGESYWKRVQRLFNKICFPSELIGLESGPDSDTVILKRKSVEYDLLQMSSGEHQILRILVGLAADTAKNSIVLIDEVELHLHPAWQKRLIQVLRKDESNNQYIFTTHSPTVAKMFYDFEIINLGDLAEK; this is translated from the coding sequence ATGAAACTACACTCCTTAGAAATAAAAAACTTTCGTGCTATTAACGATATCTCTTTAGATTTTACAGATTTACTTAGTCGTCCTAGACCTATAAATTTAATTGTTGGTCCTAATGGTTCTGGGAAAACTTTAATTTTAGATGCCATTCATGTTGTAGTTAAAGTATTTGAAAATCCAAAACATCCAGAGTTAAGAGAGGGTTTAGAATACAATATACAACAATTAGTTAGGGGGACAACAAATATAACTCAAATCGCATTTGAATATTCTCTTGAAAGAGATGAAGCTGAAGCTATTAATGATGTTTATTCATCACTTGAATTAGACCAAAACTTTGATTTATCAAACCCAGTTCCACCTTTAGAAAGTCCAGCAAAAGTTATTTGGTATTATCCAAATAGAAAACTAAATACAAAGAATTTATGTGATTATGATATTTCACCTGGAAATTCTATTAAAGTTTTGGGTGCAAGAGGTAGAGCTTCTCAGGCAATATCTAAAAATCGTCAAACTTCACAAATATTTGATAGAATTGGCGGAGTTTGCTATTTAGATCAAAGACGTACTGTAAGATTATTTAAGAGTTTTAATAAACAAAATCAGGAAGATCAAAATGCACATAGCGATGTTTTATTATGGTTAAATCAATATTACCGTAAAGATTTAACATGGAACGAGGAAAAATATGGTGAATCGTATTGGAAAAGAGTTCAAAGATTATTTAATAAAATTTGTTTTCCTTCAGAATTAATAGGTTTAGAGTCAGGTCCCGATTCTGATACTGTGATTCTCAAAAGAAAGAGTGTAGAATATGATTTATTACAAATGAGTTCAGGAGAACATCAAATTTTAAGAATTTTAGTTGGTTTAGCAGCAGATACCGCTAAAAATTCTATTGTTCTTATTGACGAAGTTGAACTACATTTACATCCTGCTTGGCAAAAAAGATTAATTCAAGTTTTACGAAAGGATGAATCAAATAATCAATATATTTTTACAACCCATTCCCCAACTGTAGCAAAAATGTTTTATGACTTTGAAATTATTAATTTGGGTGATTTGGCAGAAAAATAA
- a CDS encoding TldD/PmbA family protein, with amino-acid sequence MKLAELSTLEKTFNQLIETLLNKKAEHEHFTVRLSSESSQFTRFNSAKVRQTGCVHDGSIQLTLMANQRTSSRQFPLTGNWDVDWELASTALQELRDELPLLPIDPYLVLPSENNSSREINTGKLLTPEILVPSILETVTNLDFTGMYAGGVVIRGYGDSSGKKHWFVTDSFNLDYSLFMASGQAVKGTFAGSEWNESAYLAKINDGKQQIEMLSRPVKELPKGQYRTYFAPAAVADLLGMLSWGAISEADIQQGNSALAALSRQEKQLSSKFTLKENFQSGLVPRFNNLGEIAAPELTLIEKGILINSLVNSRTAKEYNKPANGANGSETLRSPEISLGNLTFEQILPSLDTGLYVSNLHYLNWSDRPSGRITGMTRYACFWVENGEIIAPIANLRFDESLYRFWGAENLIDLTNFQEFIPEVGTYGSRQLGGSLVPGMLVNNFTYTL; translated from the coding sequence ATGAAACTTGCAGAATTATCAACTTTAGAAAAAACTTTTAATCAACTCATCGAAACTCTGCTGAATAAAAAAGCAGAACATGAACATTTCACCGTTAGACTTAGCAGCGAAAGCAGTCAATTTACCCGCTTTAATTCTGCCAAAGTGAGACAAACAGGTTGTGTTCATGATGGTTCGATTCAATTGACCTTAATGGCTAATCAACGCACTAGTTCCCGTCAGTTTCCCTTGACTGGAAATTGGGACGTAGATTGGGAATTAGCCTCCACCGCTTTACAAGAATTACGTGATGAATTACCATTATTACCAATTGATCCTTATTTAGTTTTACCATCAGAAAATAATAGCAGTCGAGAAATTAATACTGGTAAATTACTCACTCCAGAAATATTAGTTCCCAGTATCCTGGAAACAGTGACTAATTTAGATTTTACAGGGATGTATGCTGGAGGAGTTGTTATCAGAGGTTATGGTGATTCTAGCGGAAAAAAACACTGGTTTGTGACTGATTCCTTTAATTTAGATTATTCCTTATTTATGGCATCAGGACAAGCTGTAAAAGGAACTTTTGCCGGAAGTGAATGGAATGAATCTGCTTATTTAGCGAAAATAAATGATGGGAAACAGCAAATAGAAATGCTATCTCGTCCAGTTAAAGAATTACCCAAAGGACAATATAGAACTTATTTTGCTCCGGCGGCGGTAGCTGATTTATTGGGTATGCTTTCCTGGGGTGCTATTAGTGAAGCCGATATTCAACAAGGTAATAGTGCTTTAGCTGCTTTATCACGTCAAGAAAAACAACTTTCCTCAAAATTCACGTTAAAAGAAAATTTTCAAAGTGGTTTAGTTCCTAGATTTAATAATTTGGGAGAAATAGCTGCACCAGAATTAACATTAATTGAAAAAGGGATTTTAATTAATAGCTTAGTTAATTCTCGCACAGCGAAGGAATATAATAAACCTGCGAATGGTGCGAATGGTTCAGAAACCTTACGTTCTCCAGAAATCAGCCTTGGTAATTTGACTTTTGAGCAGATTTTACCCAGTTTAGATACAGGATTATATGTTTCTAATTTACATTATTTGAACTGGAGCGATCGCCCATCTGGCAGAATTACAGGAATGACTCGTTATGCGTGCTTTTGGGTAGAAAATGGCGAAATCATTGCCCCCATAGCCAACCTGCGCTTTGATGAAAGTCTCTATCGTTTTTGGGGTGCAGAAAATCTCATTGATTTAACCAACTTCCAAGAATTTATTCCCGAAGTCGGAACTTACGGAAGCCGACAATTAGGAGGTAGTTTAGTTCCCGGTATGTTGGTGAACAATTTCACCTATACATTATAA
- a CDS encoding Uma2 family endonuclease gives MMITQELECKENISPDVIFPPSDLYSDEPPVESELHLEQIMLLIKCLKWLWKDRYDFYAAGNLSIYYSPNQKKSEYFRGPDFFVVLETERKTRKSWVVWEEDGKYPNFILEILSPSTANTDREYKKELYQNTFRTPDYLWFDPYTLEFAGFYLTNGKYQPLQPNEKGHLWSEQLGLYLGIHQGFLRYFTPAGELVPTPEETAEEETKRAERLAAKLRELNIDPDTI, from the coding sequence ATGATGATTACTCAAGAATTAGAATGCAAAGAAAACATCTCCCCAGATGTAATATTTCCTCCTAGTGATTTATATAGTGATGAACCTCCCGTGGAATCAGAATTGCACCTAGAGCAAATTATGCTCTTAATCAAATGTCTCAAATGGTTGTGGAAAGATAGATATGATTTCTATGCTGCGGGAAATTTGAGTATTTACTATAGTCCTAATCAGAAAAAATCAGAATATTTCCGAGGTCCTGATTTTTTCGTCGTCTTGGAAACTGAACGCAAAACTCGGAAAAGTTGGGTAGTGTGGGAAGAAGATGGTAAATATCCTAATTTCATCTTAGAAATTCTTTCACCCAGTACAGCTAATACTGATAGAGAATACAAAAAAGAACTTTATCAAAATACTTTCCGCACACCGGATTACCTTTGGTTTGACCCTTATACATTAGAATTTGCAGGTTTTTATTTAACAAATGGAAAATATCAACCTTTACAACCAAATGAAAAGGGACATTTATGGAGTGAACAGTTAGGTTTATATTTAGGAATTCATCAAGGATTTTTAAGGTATTTTACTCCAGCAGGAGAGTTAGTCCCTACACCAGAAGAAACCGCAGAAGAGGAAACCAAAAGAGCAGAACGTTTAGCCGCAAAATTGCGAGAATTAAATATTGATCCAGATACAATTTAA
- a CDS encoding Uma2 family endonuclease, which yields MMITQELKCQENISQDVIFPPSDLYSDEPTVETELHLRQIILLFKCLEWLWKDRNDFYAAGNLTIYYSPNQKKSEYFRGPDFFVVLGTERKTRKSWVVWEEDGKYPNFILEILSPTTANTDREYKKELYRNTFRTPDYFWFDPYTLEFAGFHLVDGEYQPLEQNQQGHLWSRQLGLYLGIYQGLLRYFTPAGELVPTPEETAEQETKRAEKEARKSERLAAKLRELNIDPDTI from the coding sequence ATGATGATCACTCAAGAATTAAAATGTCAAGAAAACATCTCCCAAGATGTAATATTTCCCCCAAGTGATTTATATAGTGATGAACCAACCGTGGAAACAGAACTACATCTAAGACAAATAATTCTACTTTTCAAATGTCTAGAATGGTTGTGGAAAGATAGAAATGATTTCTATGCTGCGGGAAATCTCACCATTTACTATAGTCCTAATCAGAAAAAATCTGAATATTTCCGAGGTCCAGATTTCTTTGTGGTCTTGGGAACAGAACGCAAAACCCGTAAAAGTTGGGTAGTTTGGGAAGAAGATGGTAAATATCCTAATTTCATTTTAGAAATTCTCTCACCAACTACAGCTAATACAGATAGAGAATATAAAAAAGAACTTTATCGAAATACTTTCCGCACACCAGATTATTTTTGGTTCGACCCTTATACACTAGAATTTGCAGGTTTTCATTTAGTAGACGGAGAATATCAACCTTTAGAACAAAATCAGCAAGGACATTTGTGGAGTCGTCAGCTAGGTTTATATTTAGGAATTTATCAAGGACTATTACGGTATTTTACCCCAGCAGGAGAGCTAGTTCCCACACCTGAAGAAACCGCAGAACAGGAAACTAAAAGAGCAGAAAAAGAAGCGAGAAAATCAGAACGTTTAGCAGCAAAGCTGCGGGAATTAAATATAGATCCTGATACAATTTAA
- a CDS encoding serine/threonine protein kinase, with amino-acid sequence MSIYPDFQAQGYEVIRELGRNREGGRITWLATNLNTNQPEVIKQFCFAQAGSSWSGSEAHAREIQVLKGLNHPGIPSYLHSFETADGFCLVQEYIHASTLAEPRSFSPAEIKQIAVKILEILVYLQNRMPSVIHRDIKPENILVDEQINVYLIDFGFARIGSHDVAGSSVFKGTPGFIPPEQMFKPTNATDLYALGVTLICLLTGVKSTKIDQLQDADDPYVINFRHLLPQVSLRFIGWLEKMVQPKQKDRFTNAELALESLKPLDVIRVPRVNFSETVLEFKANRLGEKLRRDITIENSIPDTLLEGKWEVAPHPQDPPHTPDNHAWISVKPAQFSRNNIRCQVEVDTSKLMADKQYKRQLILHSNAYPASDNLTVKVQTAALPIEKIKLPYWRLIKLFSIAALVAMAISTFITYVSIAIAIKLLLLVLQFVLQFTLMMPIWVVVSLYVAICLLKDSFIARLTLLVKNSFTTKLTLFILGLGISVGTGIIIGFNSFILLALTGTGLTTLFMLLYLPLKRRKLIAKYRQSEESLIKP; translated from the coding sequence ATGAGCATCTACCCAGATTTTCAAGCACAAGGCTATGAGGTTATTAGAGAATTAGGACGCAACCGCGAAGGTGGTAGAATTACTTGGTTAGCAACAAATCTTAACACAAACCAACCAGAAGTAATCAAACAGTTTTGTTTTGCTCAAGCGGGTTCAAGTTGGTCTGGTTCAGAAGCCCACGCACGAGAAATACAGGTACTTAAAGGATTAAATCATCCTGGTATTCCCAGTTACTTGCATTCCTTTGAAACCGCCGATGGTTTTTGTTTAGTTCAAGAGTATATTCATGCTTCTACTTTAGCAGAACCTCGCAGCTTTTCACCAGCAGAAATTAAACAAATTGCAGTTAAGATTTTAGAAATTCTGGTATATTTACAAAATCGGATGCCGTCGGTAATTCATCGAGATATCAAACCAGAAAACATTTTAGTAGATGAACAAATCAATGTCTATTTAATTGACTTTGGTTTTGCTCGTATTGGTAGTCATGATGTGGCTGGAAGTAGTGTATTTAAAGGAACTCCTGGTTTCATTCCGCCAGAGCAAATGTTTAAACCGACAAATGCTACAGATTTGTATGCTTTGGGTGTAACTTTAATCTGTTTATTAACAGGAGTTAAGTCAACAAAAATAGATCAATTACAAGATGCAGATGATCCTTATGTCATTAATTTCCGTCATCTTTTACCCCAGGTAAGTTTGCGGTTTATCGGTTGGTTAGAAAAGATGGTACAACCGAAACAAAAAGACCGATTTACTAATGCAGAATTAGCTTTAGAATCACTCAAACCCCTTGATGTTATTCGTGTACCAAGGGTTAATTTTAGTGAGACGGTTTTAGAGTTTAAAGCGAATAGGCTGGGGGAAAAATTAAGAAGGGATATTACTATAGAAAATTCTATACCAGATACTTTATTAGAAGGTAAATGGGAAGTTGCACCCCATCCTCAAGACCCACCACATACACCAGATAATCATGCTTGGATTTCAGTTAAACCTGCTCAGTTTAGCAGGAATAATATTCGTTGTCAGGTTGAGGTAGATACGAGTAAATTAATGGCAGATAAGCAGTATAAACGTCAATTAATTCTTCATAGTAATGCTTATCCAGCTAGTGATAATTTGACGGTGAAGGTACAAACGGCGGCTTTACCCATTGAGAAGATAAAATTGCCTTATTGGCGTTTAATTAAACTATTCTCAATAGCTGCGCTGGTAGCGATGGCTATAAGTACCTTTATTACTTATGTTTCCATTGCTATTGCTATTAAGTTATTACTACTAGTTTTGCAATTTGTTTTGCAATTTACACTAATGATGCCTATTTGGGTTGTTGTAAGTTTGTATGTGGCTATATGCTTGCTTAAAGATTCATTTATAGCTAGACTGACACTACTGGTTAAAAATTCATTTACAACTAAACTGACACTATTTATATTAGGATTGGGGATTAGTGTGGGAACGGGAATAATAATAGGTTTTAACTCATTTATTTTGTTAGCACTGACTGGAACAGGTTTAACCACACTTTTCATGCTGCTTTATCTACCCTTAAAAAGACGTAAATTAATTGCTAAATATCGTCAGTCAGAGGAATCTTTAATTAAGCCGTGA
- a CDS encoding TldD/PmbA family protein has protein sequence MLIELKKAISDLNIPADWVGIRAVKTTSTDHSVRDGLPKSNGKSLNMGAMIEVMVNGCLGYAATNSLHISSLQNAAEIAYKQAIAASKWWIYPISENTRPQVIGEYKSPCLEPFNAITPGEINDLLIQICQQLKISDKIVQTTATVGTDQKETWFVSSNGSEVYQNILSLSHHFGAIAQDGAIVQQRSNNGAHANSYQGGWELFKHDNLWHQVQKVGEQTLELLTAEECPNTQTNLVLAPDQMMLQIHESIGHPLEIDRILGDERNYAGGSFVNKDDFGKLEYGSPLMNITFDPTVAGEFASYGFDDTGAVASKEYVIKKGILQRGLGSLESQARADLPGVACARACSWNRPPIDRMANLNLEPGNASFEEIISGIEHGIYMESNRSWSIDDQRYKFQFGCEYAKLIENGKLTKTLRNPNYRATTPEFWHSLIQVGNNTNWQIYGTPFCGKGEPNQAISVGHGSPVCAFANVEVFGGG, from the coding sequence ATGTTGATTGAATTAAAAAAAGCGATTTCTGATTTAAATATCCCCGCAGATTGGGTAGGAATTAGAGCCGTAAAAACAACTTCTACAGATCATTCTGTCCGTGATGGTTTACCCAAAAGCAACGGTAAATCATTGAATATGGGAGCAATGATCGAAGTCATGGTTAATGGTTGTTTAGGTTATGCCGCTACCAACTCCTTACATATTTCTAGTTTACAAAATGCTGCGGAAATCGCCTATAAACAAGCAATTGCAGCTAGTAAATGGTGGATATATCCAATTAGTGAAAATACCCGTCCTCAAGTCATTGGTGAATATAAATCACCATGTTTAGAACCATTTAATGCTATTACTCCCGGAGAAATCAACGATTTACTCATTCAGATTTGTCAGCAACTCAAAATTAGCGATAAAATCGTGCAAACCACAGCTACAGTCGGCACAGATCAAAAAGAAACTTGGTTTGTCAGTAGCAACGGTTCAGAAGTATATCAAAATATTTTATCTCTTAGTCATCATTTTGGGGCGATCGCTCAAGACGGTGCAATTGTCCAACAACGTAGCAACAACGGCGCTCACGCCAACTCTTATCAAGGAGGTTGGGAACTGTTTAAACACGATAACTTATGGCATCAAGTTCAAAAAGTTGGTGAACAAACATTAGAATTATTAACAGCAGAAGAATGTCCAAATACCCAGACTAACCTAGTTTTAGCACCAGACCAAATGATGCTACAAATTCATGAAAGTATCGGACATCCTTTAGAAATTGACCGCATTTTAGGAGACGAACGCAACTATGCCGGCGGTAGCTTTGTTAACAAAGATGATTTTGGTAAATTAGAATATGGTTCACCGCTCATGAATATCACCTTTGATCCTACAGTAGCAGGTGAATTTGCCAGTTATGGTTTTGATGATACTGGTGCAGTAGCCAGCAAAGAATATGTAATTAAAAAAGGCATTTTACAACGGGGTTTAGGCAGTTTAGAAAGTCAAGCTAGAGCAGATTTACCCGGTGTTGCTTGTGCGCGAGCTTGTTCTTGGAATCGTCCCCCCATAGACAGAATGGCTAACTTGAATTTAGAACCAGGAAACGCCAGCTTTGAAGAAATCATCTCAGGAATAGAACATGGAATTTACATGGAATCTAACCGTTCTTGGTCAATAGATGATCAACGTTATAAATTTCAATTTGGTTGTGAATATGCCAAATTAATTGAAAACGGTAAACTGACTAAAACCCTGCGTAATCCTAACTATCGTGCCACCACACCAGAATTTTGGCATAGTTTAATTCAAGTTGGAAATAACACTAATTGGCAAATTTACGGCACACCTTTCTGCGGTAAAGGAGAACCAAATCAAGCCATTTCTGTAGGACATGGTTCACCGGTTTGTGCATTTGCAAACGTCGAAGTTTTTGGTGGTGGTTAA
- the mnmE gene encoding tRNA uridine-5-carboxymethylaminomethyl(34) synthesis GTPase MnmE: protein MSELLANTGTIAAIATAVVPQQGSVGIVRVSGDLAMAIAHNLFYAPGRQVWSSHQILYGYIRQPQTKQIIDEALLLIMKAPRSFTREDVVEFHCHGGIMAVQQVLQLCLENGARLAQPGEFTLRAFLNGRLDLTQAESIADLVGAKSPQAAQTALAGLQGKLAQPIRKLRANCLDILAEIEARIDFEEDLPPLDHQRIIADIEQVTAEINKLLATKDKGELLRTGLKVAIVGRPNVGKSSLLNAWSQSDRAIVTDLPGTTRDVVESQLVVGGIPVQVLDTAGIRETLDQVEKIGVERSHRAANDADLVLFTIDAAAGWTPADQEIYEQVKHRPVILVINKIDLISTAEQETLQSKIQNPKSKIVTAAAINQGIDNLETAILEIVRQGKVQAADLDLAINQRQAAALTKAKIDLAQVQITITDKLPLDFWTIDLRGAIQALGEITGEEVTESVLDRIFSRFCIGK from the coding sequence ATGTCGGAATTATTAGCTAACACTGGAACTATTGCGGCGATCGCTACTGCTGTTGTCCCTCAACAGGGTAGTGTGGGTATTGTCCGGGTTTCCGGTGATCTGGCAATGGCGATCGCTCACAATCTATTTTACGCCCCAGGGCGACAAGTTTGGTCAAGTCATCAGATTCTTTATGGTTATATTCGTCAACCCCAAACTAAGCAAATTATTGATGAGGCTTTATTATTAATAATGAAAGCCCCCCGTTCTTTCACCCGTGAAGATGTGGTAGAATTCCATTGTCATGGGGGAATTATGGCGGTACAACAAGTATTACAACTATGCTTGGAAAATGGCGCAAGATTAGCTCAACCAGGAGAATTTACATTAAGAGCGTTTTTAAATGGTAGATTAGACTTAACCCAAGCGGAAAGTATCGCCGATTTAGTGGGAGCAAAATCACCTCAAGCTGCTCAAACGGCTTTGGCTGGGTTACAAGGTAAATTAGCCCAACCTATCCGCAAATTACGGGCTAATTGTTTAGATATTTTGGCAGAAATTGAAGCCAGAATTGATTTTGAGGAGGATTTACCACCTTTAGATCACCAAAGAATTATTGCAGATATTGAGCAAGTGACAGCGGAAATTAACAAATTATTAGCCACAAAAGACAAAGGTGAATTGCTGCGAACGGGTTTAAAAGTGGCGATAGTGGGGCGACCAAATGTGGGAAAATCGAGTTTATTAAATGCTTGGAGTCAGAGCGATCGCGCCATTGTCACCGACTTACCAGGAACAACCCGCGATGTGGTAGAATCACAGTTGGTTGTGGGGGGAATTCCTGTCCAAGTGTTAGATACAGCCGGGATTCGGGAAACATTAGATCAAGTCGAAAAAATCGGTGTAGAGCGATCGCATCGTGCCGCTAATGACGCTGATTTGGTATTATTTACCATAGATGCAGCCGCAGGTTGGACACCAGCAGATCAAGAAATCTATGAACAAGTAAAACACCGTCCAGTAATTTTAGTCATTAATAAAATTGATTTGATTTCAACAGCAGAACAAGAAACTTTACAATCCAAAATCCAAAATCCAAAATCCAAAATCGTCACAGCCGCAGCCATAAATCAAGGAATTGATAATTTAGAAACAGCGATTTTAGAAATAGTTCGACAGGGAAAAGTTCAAGCCGCTGATCTAGATTTAGCAATTAATCAACGACAAGCAGCAGCTTTAACAAAAGCCAAAATTGATTTAGCACAAGTGCAAATAACAATCACCGATAAATTACCCTTAGATTTTTGGACAATTGATTTAAGAGGAGCAATTCAAGCATTAGGAGAAATCACCGGAGAAGAAGTTACAGAATCAGTTTTAGATCGGATTTTTAGTAGATTCTGTATTGGTAAATAG
- a CDS encoding DUF2288 domain-containing protein — MSELREKLQQNLDEAEWEWLIPHVQKDAVILVAENLDLLDVGEAIASDNILSVQHWIDEQLLAKPTVVQVGEWNLNREKRFNALIVEPYVIIKEIATV, encoded by the coding sequence ATGTCGGAGTTACGGGAAAAATTACAGCAAAATCTTGATGAAGCGGAATGGGAGTGGTTAATTCCCCATGTCCAAAAAGATGCGGTGATTTTGGTAGCGGAGAATTTGGATTTGCTAGATGTGGGAGAAGCGATCGCTAGTGATAATATTCTTTCAGTGCAACATTGGATAGATGAACAATTATTAGCCAAACCAACGGTAGTTCAGGTGGGAGAATGGAATCTCAACCGGGAGAAGCGATTTAATGCTCTGATTGTTGAACCTTATGTCATCATCAAAGAAATAGCCACTGTCTAA